One stretch of Trichocoleus desertorum ATA4-8-CV12 DNA includes these proteins:
- a CDS encoding NAD(P)H-quinone oxidoreductase subunit F — MNQFLLQSSWWVPFYGLLGAIITLPWSTGIVRRTGPRPAAYFNILMTVVALVHGTLLFRATWNQAPQQYIIHWLSVADLDLSFALDISPVSVGAMELITILSFLAQLFALGYMEKDWALARFFALMGFFEAAMSGLALSDSLFLSYALLELLTLSTYLLVGFWYAQPLVVTAARDAFLTKRVGDLLLLMGVVALSSMAGSLNFSDLYAWAETANLSPLTATLLGLSLIAGPAGKCAQFPFHLWLDEAMEGPNPASVLRNSLVVGCGAYILIKLQPILGLSPVVLATLVVLGAVTAIGAALVAIAQIDIKRALSHSTSAYLGLVFIAVGMQWSGFALLVLLTHGIAKALLFMSSGSVIITTNSQDLTEMGGLWSRMPATTIAFLVGIAGLVGLFPLGGFWALERGVDVFWTEHPWIVAILLIANALSAINVTRVFRLVFLGTPQAKTRRAPEVPWQMAVPMVSLTILTLLVPLMMQKLLLLPDWSYLNLGAVFLLVLSGAIGCGIGATIGLTRTLSRPILIPLRFVQDLLAYDFYVDRLYRVSVVLSVNVLSQLTSWFDRYVVDGFVNFVGIASIFSGETLKYSASGQSQFYALIVFLSITLLGLFMNRSLVNGIINFLMGSSA, encoded by the coding sequence ATGAACCAGTTTCTCCTCCAGTCCAGCTGGTGGGTTCCCTTTTATGGGTTGCTGGGTGCGATCATAACTCTGCCGTGGTCAACCGGCATTGTGCGCCGCACTGGGCCCCGACCAGCCGCTTACTTCAATATTTTGATGACGGTTGTTGCCTTGGTTCATGGCACGTTGCTTTTTCGAGCGACTTGGAACCAAGCGCCACAGCAGTACATTATTCATTGGCTGAGCGTAGCTGATTTAGACTTATCCTTTGCCCTCGACATCTCTCCGGTTAGCGTTGGGGCGATGGAACTAATCACAATTCTGAGCTTCCTGGCGCAGCTCTTTGCTTTGGGGTACATGGAGAAGGACTGGGCCTTAGCTCGCTTCTTTGCCTTGATGGGATTTTTTGAAGCAGCGATGAGTGGCTTGGCGCTGAGTGACTCGCTATTTCTCAGCTATGCCCTTTTGGAGCTTTTGACGCTGTCTACCTATTTATTGGTGGGTTTTTGGTACGCTCAGCCTTTGGTTGTCACTGCGGCTCGCGATGCCTTTCTGACCAAGCGAGTAGGGGATTTGCTGCTGCTGATGGGAGTTGTGGCTCTCTCTAGCATGGCAGGCAGCTTAAATTTTTCTGATTTGTACGCCTGGGCTGAAACAGCGAACTTATCGCCTTTGACGGCAACCTTGCTTGGCTTGTCTTTGATTGCAGGGCCTGCGGGCAAGTGTGCTCAGTTCCCGTTTCACCTCTGGTTGGATGAAGCGATGGAAGGCCCGAATCCCGCTTCAGTGCTGCGAAACTCTCTAGTGGTGGGTTGTGGCGCTTATATCTTGATCAAGTTGCAGCCGATTTTAGGTTTGTCTCCTGTGGTGTTGGCCACGCTGGTAGTGTTAGGGGCAGTGACAGCGATTGGGGCTGCTTTGGTGGCGATCGCCCAAATAGACATTAAGCGGGCTTTGTCCCATTCCACCAGTGCTTACTTGGGCTTAGTGTTCATTGCAGTAGGTATGCAGTGGAGTGGGTTTGCCCTCTTGGTGCTCTTGACCCACGGCATCGCGAAAGCTCTACTGTTTATGAGCAGCGGCTCGGTCATCATCACCACCAACAGCCAAGATCTGACAGAAATGGGTGGCTTGTGGTCTCGAATGCCAGCGACCACGATCGCTTTCTTAGTGGGAATTGCGGGTCTAGTTGGTTTATTCCCCCTAGGAGGCTTTTGGGCGCTAGAGCGGGGTGTGGACGTTTTTTGGACTGAGCACCCGTGGATTGTAGCAATTCTGTTGATTGCCAATGCCTTAAGTGCCATTAATGTGACGCGGGTATTTCGCCTGGTGTTTTTAGGCACTCCACAGGCTAAAACTCGACGAGCTCCAGAAGTGCCTTGGCAGATGGCAGTACCGATGGTGAGCTTGACCATTCTGACACTGCTCGTCCCCTTAATGATGCAAAAGCTGTTGTTGTTACCTGACTGGAGTTACTTGAACCTAGGAGCGGTCTTCCTCCTAGTCCTTTCAGGTGCGATCGGTTGTGGGATAGGAGCAACGATTGGCTTGACCAGAACTTTGTCCAGACCAATTTTGATTCCATTGAGATTTGTGCAAGACTTGCTGGCCTACGATTTCTATGTCGATCGCTTGTACCGTGTCAGTGTAGTGCTGAGTGTGAATGTACTGTCTCAGCTCACCTCTTGGTTCGATCGCTATGTCGTCGATGGGTTTGTCAACTTCGTCGGTATCGCCTCCATTTTTAGTGGCGAGACCCTCAAGTACAGTGCTTCGGGCCAAAGCCAGTTTTATGCTCTGATTGTTTTTCTGAGCATTACCCTCTTGGGCTTGTTTATGAACAGGTCTCTTGTGAATGGCATCATCAATTTCCTGATGGGTTCATCAGCGTAG
- a CDS encoding NADH-quinone oxidoreductase subunit M, whose translation MLSGLIWIPVLGAILVAFWPQTLASHRYRTLALIFAVITLGLSVVLSSQFIQLEPGQQFQEALPWLDNLGLTYRLGVDGLSLPLVLMNCLLTGVAIYSSDEEIRRPRLYYGLLLLLSAAVTGAFLAQNLLLFFLFYEVELIPLYLLIAIWGGARRGYAATKFLIYTAISGVLVLASYFGLAWLSGSFNFDYETVIAHTLPMGQQVVLLSLLLVGFGIKVPLFPFHTWLPDAHVEASTPMSVMLAGVLLKLGTYGLLRFGYGLFPDAWQVIAPWLASWAVVSVLYGALAAIAQTDMKKMVAYSSIAHMGYVLLAMAAATPLSLVGTLMQMISHGLISAMLFLLVGVVYSKAGSRDLNVVRGLLNPERGLPLIGTLMIVGVMASAGIPGMVGFIAEFVVFRGSFPVFPVQTLLCMVGTGLTAVYFLLLMNRAFFGRLSEAVENLPPVTWRDRAPAIFLAVLIVVLGIQPNWLTTWGETTITALAPVSTTVVVKATPIPEVVDPTEKLLKESLLTSSAAIALEEN comes from the coding sequence ATGCTCAGCGGCTTAATCTGGATACCTGTTTTGGGAGCAATTTTGGTGGCATTTTGGCCTCAAACTTTGGCCTCCCATCGTTATCGAACCCTGGCTTTGATATTTGCCGTTATCACCTTAGGTCTATCGGTGGTATTGTCCAGTCAGTTTATTCAGCTCGAACCAGGACAACAGTTTCAAGAAGCGCTACCCTGGCTAGATAACTTGGGGCTGACCTATCGCCTGGGAGTCGATGGTCTGTCATTGCCTCTGGTCTTGATGAACTGTCTCCTCACAGGCGTTGCCATTTACAGCTCCGACGAGGAAATCCGGCGGCCTCGACTTTACTATGGCTTGCTTCTGTTGCTCAGTGCTGCTGTGACTGGAGCGTTTTTAGCTCAGAATCTGCTCCTGTTCTTCCTGTTCTATGAGGTAGAACTGATTCCGCTCTACCTGCTCATTGCCATTTGGGGCGGAGCTCGTCGGGGTTACGCGGCTACCAAATTCTTGATTTACACCGCCATTTCGGGGGTGTTAGTTCTGGCTTCCTACTTTGGGCTAGCTTGGCTGAGCGGCTCCTTCAACTTCGACTACGAAACTGTCATTGCCCATACGCTACCGATGGGACAACAGGTAGTGCTACTAAGCCTGTTATTGGTAGGGTTTGGGATTAAAGTTCCTCTCTTTCCTTTCCATACTTGGTTGCCTGATGCTCACGTAGAAGCTTCTACTCCCATGTCAGTGATGCTGGCAGGTGTGTTGCTCAAGCTGGGTACTTACGGCTTGCTCCGTTTCGGATATGGTTTGTTTCCCGATGCTTGGCAAGTGATTGCACCCTGGTTGGCAAGTTGGGCAGTCGTGAGTGTGCTCTATGGAGCATTAGCGGCGATCGCTCAAACCGATATGAAGAAAATGGTGGCTTACAGCTCCATTGCTCACATGGGTTATGTGCTTCTGGCAATGGCAGCAGCAACCCCTTTGAGCTTGGTCGGAACTTTAATGCAAATGATCAGCCACGGTTTAATTTCCGCCATGCTGTTCTTGCTGGTGGGTGTGGTTTACTCCAAGGCGGGTTCCCGAGACTTGAATGTGGTCCGAGGTTTGCTGAATCCTGAGCGCGGCTTACCCCTAATTGGCACCTTGATGATTGTGGGTGTGATGGCGAGTGCTGGCATTCCTGGTATGGTCGGATTTATCGCTGAGTTCGTGGTTTTTCGGGGCAGCTTTCCCGTGTTTCCGGTACAGACGCTGCTCTGCATGGTGGGAACTGGCTTAACAGCGGTGTACTTTCTCCTGTTAATGAACCGAGCTTTCTTTGGGCGGCTCTCAGAAGCAGTAGAAAACCTGCCTCCCGTTACCTGGCGCGATCGCGCTCCCGCCATCTTTCTAGCAGTTCTGATTGTGGTTCTGGGGATTCAACCCAATTGGTTGACTACTTGGGGCGAGACGACCATTACAGCGCTGGCCCCGGTATCCACAACTGTGGTAGTCAAAGCTACGCCTATTCCTGAAGTGGTTGACCCCACTGAAAAGCTGCTGAAGGAATCTCTCTTAACTAGTTCCGCTGCGATCGCTCTGGAGGAGAACTAA
- a CDS encoding acetyltransferase: protein MFLKQKNDDALIEVVSIEDLANPMHDQVKGRIQDGQEEQDPKSFAKTELIFPSGESLPRCWLDSNYQENTSPAAMASQHGS from the coding sequence ATGTTTCTGAAGCAAAAAAATGATGACGCTTTGATTGAAGTTGTGTCAATTGAAGATCTCGCTAATCCCATGCACGACCAGGTGAAGGGTCGCATTCAAGATGGTCAAGAGGAACAAGATCCCAAATCTTTTGCTAAGACGGAGTTGATTTTTCCGTCGGGTGAATCTCTGCCACGCTGCTGGCTGGATAGTAACTATCAGGAGAATACTTCTCCTGCGGCAATGGCTTCTCAACACGGATCTTAG
- a CDS encoding BMC domain-containing protein has product MAIAVGMIETLGFPAIVEAADAMVKAARVTLVGYEKIGSGRVTVIVRGDISEVQASIAAGIESVKRVNGGQVLSTHQIARPHENLEYVLPIRYTEAVEQFRESVNGPRSLPYTRP; this is encoded by the coding sequence ATGGCAATTGCAGTGGGCATGATCGAGACCTTGGGCTTCCCGGCGATCGTGGAAGCCGCGGACGCAATGGTCAAAGCAGCTCGCGTCACCCTAGTTGGCTACGAGAAAATCGGTAGTGGACGTGTCACCGTCATCGTGCGAGGCGACATTTCTGAAGTCCAAGCTTCTATAGCAGCAGGTATTGAATCTGTGAAGCGAGTCAACGGGGGACAAGTGCTGTCTACCCACCAGATTGCTCGTCCTCACGAAAACCTGGAGTATGTGCTACCCATCCGTTACACTGAGGCAGTCGAACAGTTCCGTGAGAGCGTAAATGGTCCTCGCTCTCTCCCCTACACCAGACCCTAG
- a CDS encoding high light inducible protein — protein sequence MQTNKTTDLASVAPAYNGIERNAFLFGWNPQAELWNGRLAMIGFAAYLIWDLAGFSVVRDVLNLIH from the coding sequence ATGCAGACCAACAAAACCACTGACTTGGCCTCTGTAGCCCCCGCATACAATGGCATTGAGCGCAACGCATTTCTTTTCGGTTGGAATCCTCAAGCAGAACTGTGGAATGGCCGTCTCGCGATGATTGGTTTCGCGGCCTATTTGATCTGGGATCTAGCTGGTTTCAGCGTTGTCCGCGATGTTCTTAACCTGATTCACTAA
- a CDS encoding EutN/CcmL family microcompartment protein translates to MLIAKVRGTVVSTQKDPGLQGSKFLLLQLIDENGNLLPEYEVAADCVGAGLDEWVLISRGSAARQPSSQEKRPIDALVVAIIDTVTVDNSRLYSKNEVYR, encoded by the coding sequence ATGCTAATTGCTAAAGTTCGCGGCACGGTTGTCAGTACACAAAAAGACCCTGGTCTACAGGGTAGTAAATTCCTCTTATTGCAACTGATCGATGAAAATGGCAACCTTCTACCAGAGTATGAGGTGGCAGCTGATTGTGTCGGGGCAGGGCTAGATGAATGGGTACTGATCAGCCGAGGAAGCGCAGCTCGTCAGCCTTCTAGCCAAGAAAAGCGTCCGATTGATGCGCTTGTGGTGGCAATTATTGACACGGTTACGGTTGACAATTCCCGGCTTTATAGCAAGAACGAGGTCTATCGTTAG
- a CDS encoding carbon dioxide-concentrating mechanism protein CcmK: MPIAVGMIETRGFPAIVEAADAMVKAARVTLVGYEKIGSGRVTVIVRGDVSEVQASVSAGVESVKRVNGGEVLSTHIIARPHENLEYVLPMSYTEAVEQFRT, from the coding sequence ATGCCAATTGCAGTAGGCATGATTGAAACCAGAGGCTTCCCAGCGATCGTGGAAGCGGCAGACGCAATGGTTAAAGCAGCTCGCGTCACCCTAGTTGGCTACGAGAAAATCGGCAGCGGTCGTGTCACTGTCATCGTGCGGGGCGACGTATCTGAAGTTCAAGCTTCTGTATCGGCTGGCGTGGAATCTGTGAAGCGAGTCAACGGTGGCGAAGTACTATCGACCCACATTATCGCTCGTCCCCATGAAAACCTGGAGTACGTGTTGCCAATGAGCTACACCGAAGCAGTAGAACAGTTCCGGACCTGA
- a CDS encoding ribulose bisphosphate carboxylase small subunit, whose amino-acid sequence MVVRSSAAPPAPWSSSTAQPQIKPQIKETAYVHAFANLIGDVRVGDNVLIAAGTYIQADKDNPFYIGTGTNIQDGVMIHGLEKGRVIGDDQNQYSVWIGSNASITHKALIHGPAYVGNDCFIGFRSTVFNARVGKGCIVMMHALIQDVEIPPGRYVPSGAVITSQQQADRLPDVEDSDIEFVRHMVSNNNALPADNLHAEDIACLIPIRNKLTEPDTFGEGQGSGSRNHQESTMQLSSEVLQQVRQLLAGGYRIGIEHVDQRRFRTNSWQSCAPVQGNSESQTIAALEACLAEHQGEYVRLFGIDTKGKQRVSELIVQRPGDPAVTASSGASTGRSWSNGSGQSSASTTARSSSSSGSGVTAEVQQQVRQLLSQGYRIGTEHVDERRFRTNSWNSCSPIQATSEAQVLAELNSCLAEHQGEYVRLIGIDSKAKQRVLETIIQRPGDKANVSSTAASRSTGHVGGGQTSSQGAGSSGGSASGDLQQQVRQLLSQGYRIGTEYADERRYRTSSWKSGPSFQAKHESEVLGNLTSFLAEHEGEYVRLIGIDPQAKRRASETLIQTPSGKPQGASVPVSHTNGNSSNGSSSFRNHSSGSSASSSGLSAEVQQQVRQLLNQGCRIGTEYADERRYRTSSWKSGPSIQSNSESEAFASLKAIVAEHEGEYVRLIGVDPKAKRRVSELLIQQPKAIAQR is encoded by the coding sequence ATGGTAGTCCGCAGTTCTGCGGCCCCCCCAGCTCCGTGGTCTAGTAGCACGGCCCAGCCGCAGATCAAGCCGCAGATCAAAGAGACGGCTTATGTCCACGCTTTCGCCAATCTGATCGGGGACGTGCGAGTTGGTGACAATGTTCTGATTGCAGCGGGAACCTATATCCAAGCGGATAAAGACAACCCCTTCTACATCGGCACTGGCACCAATATTCAAGACGGAGTGATGATTCATGGTCTAGAAAAGGGCCGAGTGATTGGGGATGACCAGAATCAATACTCTGTCTGGATCGGCAGCAATGCTTCGATTACCCACAAGGCTTTGATTCACGGTCCAGCCTACGTCGGCAATGACTGCTTTATTGGTTTCCGCTCCACAGTATTTAACGCTCGTGTGGGCAAAGGCTGCATTGTAATGATGCATGCTTTGATCCAAGATGTGGAAATTCCACCAGGTCGGTATGTGCCGTCCGGTGCAGTCATTACCAGTCAACAGCAGGCCGATCGCCTACCCGATGTGGAAGACTCGGACATTGAGTTTGTCAGGCACATGGTAAGCAACAACAATGCCCTACCTGCTGATAATCTCCATGCTGAAGATATTGCTTGTCTCATACCCATTCGTAATAAGTTAACGGAGCCTGATACCTTTGGGGAAGGTCAAGGTTCTGGCAGTCGCAACCATCAAGAGTCAACTATGCAATTAAGTTCAGAAGTACTGCAACAAGTGCGCCAACTCCTGGCTGGGGGTTACCGGATTGGCATCGAGCACGTGGATCAGCGTCGCTTCCGCACCAATTCTTGGCAGAGCTGTGCCCCCGTTCAAGGCAACAGCGAATCTCAAACGATCGCGGCGTTAGAAGCTTGTCTCGCCGAGCACCAGGGTGAATACGTTCGTTTGTTTGGGATTGACACCAAAGGCAAGCAGCGAGTTTCAGAACTGATCGTTCAGCGTCCTGGCGATCCAGCCGTGACCGCCTCTAGCGGTGCTTCTACTGGCCGCAGCTGGAGCAATGGCAGTGGTCAAAGCAGTGCTTCTACGACTGCTAGAAGTAGTTCTTCGAGTGGTAGTGGTGTGACCGCAGAAGTTCAGCAGCAAGTGCGTCAACTCTTGAGCCAAGGCTACCGCATTGGGACTGAGCACGTGGATGAGCGTCGCTTCCGTACCAACTCCTGGAACAGCTGCAGCCCCATTCAAGCAACGAGCGAAGCTCAGGTTTTGGCAGAACTGAATTCTTGTCTAGCTGAGCACCAAGGCGAGTATGTGCGACTGATTGGGATTGACTCCAAAGCTAAACAACGGGTATTAGAAACGATTATTCAGCGCCCTGGTGACAAGGCCAACGTATCCAGCACTGCTGCTTCCCGGAGCACGGGTCACGTAGGTGGTGGTCAAACTTCGTCTCAAGGTGCTGGCTCTAGTGGTGGTTCTGCAAGCGGCGATCTGCAACAGCAAGTGCGTCAGCTCTTGAGCCAAGGCTACCGAATTGGCACTGAATACGCCGATGAACGCCGCTACCGCACTAGTTCTTGGAAGAGCGGTCCTTCGTTCCAAGCCAAGCATGAATCAGAAGTGTTGGGCAACTTAACCAGCTTCTTGGCTGAGCACGAAGGCGAATATGTGCGGTTGATTGGCATTGACCCCCAAGCTAAGCGTCGAGCTTCTGAAACCTTGATTCAAACTCCCAGCGGTAAACCTCAGGGGGCTAGTGTTCCCGTTTCCCACACCAACGGTAATTCGAGTAACGGTTCTAGCAGCTTCAGAAACCATTCCAGTGGTTCCAGCGCTAGTAGCAGTGGCTTGTCTGCGGAAGTGCAGCAACAAGTACGCCAACTGTTAAACCAAGGCTGCCGGATTGGCACTGAGTATGCAGATGAGCGCCGTTATCGCACTAGCTCGTGGAAGAGCGGCCCCTCCATTCAAAGCAATAGTGAATCGGAAGCATTCGCTTCTCTGAAAGCAATTGTGGCCGAGCATGAAGGGGAGTATGTGCGACTGATTGGAGTTGACCCCAAAGCTAAGCGTCGGGTGTCGGAACTTCTGATTCAGCAGCCTAAGGCGATCGCTCAGCGTTAA
- a CDS encoding BMC domain-containing protein: MMTPPNNSPTSERLRRIQSLKESALGLVSTRSFPAIVGTADMMLKSAGVTLIGYEKTGGGYCTAVVRGRIADVRLAVEMGAETAEKFGELVSAVIIPRPLPNLEAVLPIGTRLAELALENSQSRLSNLAVGLLETRGFPAMVGAADAMLKSADVQLAAYEKTGAGLCTAIIRGSVADVVIAVEIGMQEAERIGELHAVMVIPRPLDDLEATLPTAACWIEKKPDPLPILISIPVQEEEKELVELERSTVQPLALPAQVAEPELLELPDLQKLPKRLEEL; encoded by the coding sequence ATGATGACACCTCCGAACAATTCTCCTACCTCTGAACGGCTCCGTCGCATCCAAAGCCTCAAAGAAAGCGCACTTGGCCTCGTTTCCACCCGGAGTTTTCCAGCCATTGTTGGCACCGCCGATATGATGCTCAAGTCTGCGGGTGTCACATTAATTGGTTATGAGAAAACGGGTGGGGGCTACTGTACTGCGGTCGTGCGGGGCAGAATTGCAGACGTGCGTCTTGCGGTAGAGATGGGGGCAGAAACGGCGGAGAAGTTTGGGGAACTAGTATCTGCCGTGATCATTCCTCGTCCCCTTCCCAACCTAGAGGCCGTATTGCCCATTGGCACTCGATTAGCCGAGTTAGCTCTCGAAAATTCTCAAAGCCGTCTGAGTAACTTAGCAGTGGGTCTGCTGGAAACAAGAGGGTTTCCGGCGATGGTCGGTGCAGCAGATGCCATGCTGAAGTCGGCGGATGTGCAGTTGGCTGCCTATGAGAAAACGGGAGCTGGCCTTTGTACTGCCATTATTCGCGGCTCTGTGGCAGACGTGGTGATTGCAGTTGAGATTGGTATGCAAGAAGCCGAACGGATCGGAGAATTGCACGCCGTTATGGTGATTCCTCGACCCTTAGATGACCTAGAAGCGACCCTACCGACAGCAGCCTGTTGGATTGAGAAAAAACCCGATCCTTTACCAATCTTGATCTCAATTCCAGTCCAGGAAGAAGAGAAGGAACTGGTTGAGCTAGAGCGATCAACTGTCCAACCTCTAGCCCTCCCAGCCCAAGTAGCTGAACCAGAGTTGTTAGAACTCCCAGATCTGCAAAAATTACCGAAGCGGTTAGAAGAACTCTAG
- a CDS encoding LuxR family transcriptional regulator: MNSLINAPERTDRSLQVLDRRLTSGLKPALLQEAIECFMDGILLLTPTGDWVHGNYYARQVCGQLTQSLAQLQRVPQQIWRVCEVLVKNQQRSSSNSVVESEITTPNFNTIRVRASWLSAENSESPFLLVTLEDRHQSMHNKAIAEVQQYRLTPREAEVWLLYQDNYSYKKIATKLYITVNTVKRHMKSIHAKRKGVLEIES; encoded by the coding sequence ATGAACAGTTTAATCAATGCCCCTGAAAGAACTGATCGATCCCTTCAAGTTTTAGACCGCCGACTTACCTCAGGATTAAAACCCGCTTTATTACAAGAAGCCATTGAATGCTTTATGGATGGCATTTTGCTCTTGACACCTACTGGTGATTGGGTGCATGGCAATTATTATGCCCGCCAAGTTTGTGGTCAGCTAACCCAGAGCTTGGCTCAACTTCAGCGTGTCCCCCAGCAAATTTGGCGGGTTTGCGAAGTTTTAGTGAAAAATCAACAGCGAAGCAGCTCAAACTCGGTCGTAGAGTCAGAAATTACGACACCTAATTTCAATACCATTCGAGTGCGAGCTAGCTGGCTATCAGCTGAGAACAGTGAATCCCCATTTCTATTAGTCACCCTCGAAGATCGACATCAATCGATGCATAATAAAGCGATCGCCGAGGTGCAACAATATCGTCTGACCCCACGAGAAGCAGAAGTTTGGTTACTGTATCAAGACAACTATTCCTATAAGAAAATTGCCACAAAGCTATACATCACAGTCAACACTGTGAAGCGACATATGAAAAGTATTCATGCAAAAAGGAAAGGGGTGTTGGAAATAGAATCCTAG
- a CDS encoding CO2 hydration protein — protein MVSTIQQPSNHPLAEYVHRLEAGEALLANNQINVLEVVGILKSYGIVLDAYSKNLIYIADHQFLELFPFFKYFNGEVSLGKLLRFWNHDRINYEYAEYVMKTMMWHGGGDLDTYLDSPEFLERAQRVMQAKTKNNWLVSSLQRFFPDFLPEQIRQLAYYKVLGQFWRVMSDMFIDLSDRFDRKEIQSIAEVVQHVQDALVAAASQPLVYAVEVKGQVYDIIPESAGLTFLMDAAVPYVDTIFFRGTPFLGTVSYNAQAQQIPVFQDQFTYGALYADPLPIGGAGIPPTLLMQDMRHFLPDYLHEIYQRGLRGEDDLRVKICESFQKSMFCVTTAAIRGLMPHPLDTEDPKQRQANRVYLEKWMDRFMTSRLQIVNVPDRY, from the coding sequence ATGGTCAGTACTATCCAGCAACCCTCTAATCATCCCTTAGCGGAGTACGTGCATCGGCTAGAAGCGGGAGAAGCACTGCTCGCCAATAACCAGATCAATGTTTTAGAAGTCGTGGGTATCCTCAAAAGCTATGGCATTGTGCTGGATGCGTACTCCAAAAACTTGATCTATATTGCTGATCATCAGTTTTTGGAACTCTTTCCTTTCTTTAAATATTTCAATGGGGAAGTTTCGCTAGGGAAACTGCTGCGCTTCTGGAATCACGATCGCATCAATTACGAGTATGCCGAGTACGTGATGAAAACCATGATGTGGCATGGTGGCGGCGATCTCGACACTTATCTAGACTCACCGGAATTTCTTGAACGAGCCCAACGGGTGATGCAGGCCAAAACCAAAAATAACTGGTTGGTCAGTAGTTTGCAGCGATTTTTTCCAGACTTTTTGCCAGAGCAGATTCGGCAACTTGCCTATTACAAGGTGTTGGGTCAGTTCTGGCGGGTGATGAGCGATATGTTCATCGACCTCTCGGATCGCTTCGATCGCAAGGAAATTCAGTCGATCGCAGAGGTGGTGCAGCATGTGCAAGATGCTTTGGTCGCTGCTGCCAGTCAACCCCTGGTTTACGCCGTCGAAGTGAAAGGTCAGGTGTATGACATTATTCCTGAATCAGCAGGGCTGACGTTCTTGATGGATGCAGCAGTCCCTTATGTAGATACTATTTTCTTCCGAGGTACCCCTTTCCTAGGTACGGTGTCTTACAACGCTCAAGCCCAACAAATTCCTGTCTTTCAGGACCAGTTCACCTATGGGGCGCTATATGCCGACCCGTTGCCGATTGGTGGAGCTGGCATTCCTCCCACGCTACTGATGCAGGATATGCGGCACTTCCTGCCAGATTACTTGCATGAAATTTATCAGCGGGGACTTCGGGGCGAAGATGATCTGCGGGTGAAAATTTGCGAGAGCTTCCAGAAGTCAATGTTTTGTGTGACTACAGCAGCGATCCGGGGGTTGATGCCTCATCCGCTCGACACGGAAGATCCCAAACAACGTCAAGCCAATCGAGTCTATCTAGAAAAGTGGATGGATCGCTTTATGACCTCTCGTTTGCAGATCGTGAATGTTCCGGATAGGTATTAG